In the genome of Mercurialis annua linkage group LG8, ddMerAnnu1.2, whole genome shotgun sequence, the window GAAATTCAAACCGCCGGCTTAATCGTCATTGTCTCTCGCtgttatttttcttcttctcttttgtCTTCCTTTTTCAGAGGTGATTCCACTTCGGTTTTTTGCAATGCTAAACAACTTGTAATTACAAAACACTAAACTCCGCTTTTAATATATCACTCTGattcgtaaattaaaattagaataaataccATAAATGCGAGCAATGAAAAAGATCGATTCGATGAAGACCTGCAAGctccaaaacaaaaattaaaacacttcagcaacttatttaaatttttttgacaaCCAAACGGAaaaaaatcaagtttgaaaataaataccATAAGAGAAATGAGATTTGTTCTTGATTGGTGTAGAGATTTTAATAGAGAAAGAATTTGATGATTGAATCGGAGGTACAAGGGACAATTTTCGTGTATTTATAGTTGCAGATTGGAGATTTAATACCATTTTTTCCCCTTtgaattatttgtttattttgcgTGTCTCTACAagtaattttcttttcttctcagtctaaaattatttagttttgaAGCTTTAACTATTGGCTCATTTATCCAACGGCAGATAACATTGCCACGCCGGATCTGCTCCTCGATACTCCTCGTTGTTGACCCACCGAACGGCGGGTCAACAACGAGGAGTCGGCGGCGGGTTTGTTCTTGAAGAATAGACtcgccggtgggtctgttctcctTCAACATATTGGCCGTAAAAGTTTCCGGCCAATCTGTTGaaggaagaaaaaaaacttgattttttttagaaaagattcaaaaagatccctgattttatttattttaatcaaaatttaattagaattaattagtatttaagtgtgattaattagagataattatgatttttattaatctcACTCTCCTATTAAGTGCCACGTTAGCAAAGGGGGGGATTTTGATCCAGTTTttccaagttcagggtaaaagtgatcaggtttttgtaatttgaacgttttttgatactttgtgccaagttcagggggtaaagtgattattcgttcatattttatatagatttacTAATGGATATTGAATCCTATCATAAGTActatggagccgagtcgcaggagatccatcCTCAGACGATATCGGACGCCCGCCGAAAGGGTTAAGCCAGACGAAACTCATAACCGAATCCACAAGATTCGCCTTGACCAGAATAGCAAGTCGAATCTCGAGTAGAAGACCGATTCCCATCAAGACTcgacaaagcgcgtcgacctAGGGATTCGGCCAATCGACCAAATTTATGAAGATCCATAAAGATCTTTCCTATTTgaatacaaactccaacttaggaagatgagactatttaggaagatgttcctaaataggactctcgtctgaataaggaatcacactcctaatcagggtcaaaccctactaaataggattcACTTTCATATTCCAAGACTACAAGGTATAtattcaactactatataaagagtttaaggtatgcctaaacacacaattacattcagtTACTCAAAACACTGCTCAAATctcaatactgactttagcatcggagaattaatcggacaaccaccgtccggttagcttctatcctgttttgcaggttaatccACCGGATCAGatggcagactccatcaattagcgccgtctgtgggaaaaagCTCCAAAACTTCAAACAAGAAGAGGCTTTTTTCTGAACTCGAAAACAAAtactcattgaagaagatgacttctgatgGATCAAACCTCAAGAATAAACAACCGATGGATCCCAAGACCCATCAACAAACGCCTGAGGTGATAACCACCACCGGCGATGGCGTGCACAACACAGCTGGAGGGAGTAACACTGGGAGAACATCCTTCTCCACCCCGCAGTATCAGACCAACTCAATCAGGGGAAACAACCATATTGCATTCCATGACCTCGGAGCCAACAATGAGCAAACACCAGGCATGGTAAACCCAGAAATATACAACGAGATCTTGAAAAAGGTGTTGGAAGCTGTCCAAACAAACTTGGACAAATTGGCTAACAAAGCCAAACGGTCGAAGGACAATCATGACGAAACTATGAAGATACTAAGGGAAAAATTCAGCCCATCTCCCGCCCGATGAAGACACAGGGAAGAAAACACAAGGAATCCAAATCACCAAGGACCAACCAGAGGAAACGAAGGAAGAAACGAAGGGATAAACAAAGGAAGAAACGAAGGTGGAGAAAACCCAAAAAACCGAGAGTACAGGAACGACGAGTCAAAAGAGGAAAATTCAGGGAATGCAGCAAAGAATTAAGAAAATCAAGATGATGCCCGAAGCGGACTCAACTCCAAGAGAGAGGAACGAAGAGAAAAAGATAAAGAGGCTGCCCCAGCAAAGAGCAAGAGACAAGAAAAAGATACTGGAAAAGCACAGTCCAGGAAAAAGAACCAGAAAGACGAAGGCGAATCCTCCGAATCGCCTCAGAAGAGTAAAACCACATATGTAGCAGAAGAAGACCTGGAGGAAAAGATAGCCAAGGCATTGAAGAAGCTGAAATCCGAAGAACTGGATATAGACGACCTGAAGCTGAAGGGTTAGCCCCTATCAGCCGAAATCATGGAAGAAACAATCCCCTACAACATGAAACTACCCACCTTACCAACTTTTAATGGAGAAGGAGATCCAAGGGACCACACGTCCAGATTTACTGCAACTATGAGCCTCCTAAGTGTCTCGTACGCAATCCTATGCCGAGTATTCCCGACCACCTTGACAAGAGCTGCCCAAAGATGGTATAATAAACTCAAGCCGAGATCGATCAAGAACTTCGCCTCTCTATCAACGGAATTTCTCAAGAGATATCTCACTAACATCCTATCCAAAACGATCACCAGCATCCTGAGGCCATGCATCCAGGAGGAAGGAGAAACGCTAAGAAGCTACATCGAACAATTCAACAAAGAAGCTATGGAGATAGACAACTTGAATGTTGATATGGCAACCGAAGTGCTAAGAGAAGGAACGAGATTCGGGAAATTGGTGGACAAACTGCTAGTCAACAAGCCAACCACTTTCTCGAACCTAATGGGTATAGCCCAAAAATACTTCGAGCTAGACGAAGGACGCGGAGCAATCAGATGAAAAGAGCGAAAGGGAAGGAATCATAAGAAAAGTCAAAAGAGAGACCCAAATCAAGATCGGACGATAGACGATCGAGGCCTGAAGAAAGCAGGCGATTCGCCCCCAGGGCAGATATGAAAGAAGGTATGACCCCCGAGAGGACGAGCGCAACTACACACCATTAAACACAAGCAGGACCAACGTCCTCATGTGGATTAAAGAGAATGTGAAAAatgtggtatggccaccaaagatgaaaTCTGAGATCAGAGACACTAGGAAGTTCTGCAAATTTCAAGACGAGCACAGACACGAAACGGACGAATGCAGAGATCTAAAAGTTGAGACTGAAAGGATGATAGACGCTAGCGAACTAAGGAAGTTCATTGCTAATAAACCAAAAAGCAACGACAAGGGAGAAAAGAGGAACAGGGAGGACAAAGGCAAGGAAAATGCTGAAGAGAGACCGTCAAAGATTCTAGGGACGATACACATGATCAATGGGGGAGGGCATAGCAGCTCAACCATCCGAAGAAAGCAGAGAAGAGAAGTATTGAACATCAAAGAAACCCATATGCCACCGGTGATTTTTGATGTCGAAGATTATGAACATGTGAAAGCGTCCCACAATGACGCGTTGGTTGTAACTACCATCATCAAAAACTGGAATATGGAACGAATCCCCATAGATGAAGGAAGTGATGTAAACCTTATGGCAAATGCTCCATACAAAAGCTTAGGAGGGACCGTGACAAAACTGCGTCGAGTCCTGATTCCATTATCAGGACTCGGAGGACCCTCTATCAACCCACTCGGAGATGTGAGCCTAGAAGTTATAATCGGTCCGGAGAAAGGAATCAACAAAAAGATCATGTCCCTATTCAATATAGTAGACATGGAGCTGACATATAACGCAATCCTTGGAAGGCCattcctccatgattcggctGCGGTCATCAGCATAAAAGCGCTAGCCATAAAGGTATCAACTGAGAAAGGCGTAGTAACACTGAGAGGAGATCAGAATATCGCCAAAAAGTGCTATGACGAGTCCATCATTGACCTACAAGAAAGCATGCAGGAAACGAAAGGAGAGTAGTAGGAACTAAATAACTCATCGCCAACAGAGACTTTGTGTCAAACCCGATGGTGTTACaactatctttatttttttataagcaAGCCTATttatatcaataaatttttagttttccCAAATAGCACATGATGCACGAATGCTAAACAAGGAATTGGAAATAAAAGGCAAAATCCCCAAAACAAACAGAATTTAAACTAActctctaaaaaggcaaaacgccaaataatcagagtttagattaactctcgaaaaaggagaaacaccaAAAAACAAACAGAATTTAGATTAACTGTATAATAGGGCAAAAACACCAAAAAACAGAGTTTAGAATAGCTCTTTAACGAAGCGAATCGACAAAGCAAAAGAGGAGTTCAAATtaactctaaaaaggtgaaacaacaATATCAAAATAACAGAAGCAATGGCGCCCAAAAATTTCAAACCAGCAATCAAACATATTCCAACAAATAAACGCAAAAGGAAAAACCAACATCAAATGGAAAGTGATTCATtcattaaaaacaaacaaagtaCGTTGCGCACAAAGGCGACACAATAcaaagagaaaaataataaataaaaaacaaagacTATTTTCCTGAAGAGAAATCCTTCGCCATCTTCACAAGAAACGCTTGGGCTATGACCTGAGGGTCCAACCCGTTCACACCCGAAAAGTCAATATTAGGGTTCTGCTCCAACAGCTTATTCTCGATGGCAAGGCGATATTCGCCAATCAAAGCATAATAAAAGGCCTTCGTATCAAGTAGACGAATGTGAAGTTTTTCAACTTCATCCTTTAACTTGTTCCTCTCCTCCCCGACATAGGTATTGACGGTTATAAACTCCTCAATCTCCCGAGTCAAATCAGCGGTCTTCTTCTCGATAACCATGAACCAGCGGTCATTAATGGCATCCTGAgccttcaactttaaaaaaagCGAATCGTGCTCCTCTAGAGAAACTTTCAAGCTTGCTCTCTCATACTCAGACGTTGCTAAGAGAGCAGAAAGACGCTCAGCCTCATTTTTGGCACATTGTCGGCGATCATTCAGAACCAAAACGGCCTGAAGGGCTTATCACAAGAAAAACCCAGATAAGTAAATCGCCAGAAAAAGTGAAtaaataaacttattttatcaGAAGACTCACCGAAAAACCATGGAAGCAAGCAATATATGCTAGCTCATGACCATGCTTGGAGGCGAACCAAGTAATATCTTCAGGAATCGCCAAACCCCTGATATACTCAGCTAGAACCCGAAGGTTGAGAAAACTAGCCGGATTATGATCTTCAACCCACTCAGCCAACTTCGGAGGAGAAGTTGAACGATCAAAACGGGGCCCTTCCGAGGAAAATCCCTCACTGACACATCGTCTTTTCCGAGAGGGCGAATCATTGACTGCAGGATCTGTGCTTGGAGAAGTCTCCTCTGAATCTTGTACAATAACTGCATCGAGATCTATTATCTCCGCTGTCTTCGGCAAAGCCACCGGAGCTAGAGGGGGTACAGGGACAGCAACCTCTGTATCAACATGTTCGCCATCAACAACTGCAACATCATCAGCTATAACAACCACCCTAGCGCCCGCTAATAGGATCGCTCCGGCAGGAACTAGAGCAACTTCAGCTTCAACCTCGCCAACCGGAACATCGGCGACTATTTCTACTCCGCCCATTAGAACATCCAAATCTATTTTGAAACTAAAAAGCAGATCATCAAAGGAAGAGGACATCccataaaaaaaaaggaaataaaacaGAGTCTGGAAGAAATACCTTCAATATATTCATAGTGAAGATGCACCAAACCCTTTGAAGGATCCTACAAAGGAGACCATTGACATCAAATATGACTATTTACCAAAACCGCTAAAATAGGACGCTGGAAAATACTATGAAAAGACAAATCGAAAGCAAGAATAGACTCAGACAAACTTAAAGGCGATGGATAATTTTGTACGCGATAAATTGAAAAACCATCCGGAAAGTGGAAGAAGGCAAAATCATGAATGACTATGAAATGGTGCTTCCACCAACCATTATCTAAACACGATAAGTATATGGAAGAACGATCCTTCCTACCGATGGCAAAGACGAAACAGCTATCACACTTCATCAACTcaacaaaatgataaaagacGTTAAGAGAAGGAGATCAACCCCGAAGCCTACATGCTTCTACAAAAGTAAGAATGACTTAAATAGTCCTAGGATGGAGTTCTCCCATGGCGATTATCAAGTCCCTACATAATTCTACCAAAAAAGGATCTAAAGAAAACCGAAGACTAGCGACGAGTTGTTCTTCAAAAACAACCGCCTCACGAGGCGAACCAGGAGACCCAAATGCAGGCTTCCGATAACCGGGTAACCTAACTCTATACTCAGAAGGaaaattatacttaaaataaatatctcGAACTTCATCTTTACTAAGGCAAGAGTCAGTAATAGTGAGAGAGGCGAACTTTGTCTTTGCCCTCCTAGCCGCCATCTAAGGATGATACAGCAcaaacaaatattataaatagacctaaaaagaagaagatcaaaACGGGTAAAATACCGgaatgaagaacaccaagaatgAGGGAAAATTACCCAGAATCTAAAGAAGAACAAAAATACTAACAACATAAAAGGAGCAGAGTTTCAGCTATATGAAAGATGATGAAAACCAGACACAAGAAACCTTAAAGATACTTCAAAGTTTACCTGGAAAATAAAGCGTAGAGATTGAAGATGAGAGGATAACGAAGCAATATCTAGAAAAGAAAGTAAAATGAGATAAAGTGCACGAAAAACAACAGTTTAAAATTCGAAGAATATAAACAGACACGAGCAGACACTTGTCTTAAATCCAGACATGATGGAATAAGCAAATAAAATAAGGTAAAAGGAAGGAAAACACAAATCCCACATCGactaagaaaaataagaaaaacaaggAGCAAAGGATCCGAACATCAAACCTACCATCAGAAGACAAACATCTAACCTGATACTCGACATCCCAACTCTTAGATTATATCCGGCATCCGGATCCATcgtttggcgccgtctgtgggaactcctagaaaaaaatttactGATTGGATTTGGCCATGGAGGATGTAAGCAAGAACACAACAGGACAAGCGGCCAAGGAGAAAAGTACCTTACCCGGCGTATCAGAAGTATCAGAAGATAGTCCCCAAACCCCCATTGCTTCGGGGGCGACAGGGAGGTCAGAAATCTTCTTTCAGGGTTTCGGAAGTCTGACACCCACACCGAAAGACGGACCCAGTCAGGACTTTCCCTGGGACTAATGACGGATGGGATGATGAGGCGTTTCAGAGAGGAAGTGGCCACTGTGGTGGAGGAAGCAACCGAGTCAATCAGGTCG includes:
- the LOC126661772 gene encoding uncharacterized protein LOC126661772, whose amino-acid sequence is MWIKENVKNVVWPPKMKSEIRDTRKFCKFQDEHRHETDECRDLKVETERMIDASELRKFIANKPKSNDKGEKRNREDKGKENAEERPSKILGTIHMINGGGHSSSTIRRKQRREVLNIKETHMPPVIFDVEDYEHVKASHNDALVVTTIIKNWNMERIPIDEGSDVNLMANAPYKSLGGTVTKLRRVLIPLSGLGGPSINPLGDVSLEVIIGPEKGINKKIMSLFNIVDMELTYNAILGRPFLHDSAAVISIKALAIKVSTEKGVVTLRGDQNIAKKCYDESIIDLQESMQETKGE
- the LOC126661771 gene encoding protein PXR1-like → MKTQGRKHKESKSPRTNQRKRRKKRRDKQRKKRSGLNSKREERREKDKEAAPAKSKRQEKDTGKAQSRKKNQKDEGESSESPQKSKTTYVAEEDLEEKIAKALKKLKSEELDIDDLKLKG